CGTTAGTTGATTTACTAACGACCTCTGCGATTTTAGATTCCAAAAACTACCTGATTGGTTTACCGGTAGTGGAATTATAATATTTTTGTGCCTGAGGCAACAGTCTTTGAATCTGCGCAATTCTGGTTTCATCGGCAGGGTGCGTACTAAAAAATTCAGCTGGTTTCTGAGAACCTCTACTGGCTGCTGCCATTCTTTGCCAGAAAGAGACCGCTGTAGCTGGGTCATATCCCGCAATCGCCATAAAAGTAAGGCCTAAATTATCGGCTTCCAGCTCCTGTTTTCTGGAATTCGGCAAAAGGACAAATCCCTGAGCGCCCAATCCATAAGCCTGGCTGATCAATTCCTGTGTACCTGATGATTTACCACCTGTTGCTGCGCTCAGAATGCCACCACCAGCTTGCGCTAACGCTGCCTGAGAGGCACGCTCCGAGGAGTGTTGTGCAATAGCATGTGCAATTTCATGGCCCATTACGGTTGCCAGTCCGGCATCGTCTTTTGCTACCGGAAGTAAGCCGGTATAAACAGCCACCTTACCACCAGGCATACACCAGGCATTTACTTCTTTACTGTCTATCAGGTTGAATTCCCAGGCAAAGCCCTGAATCTGACTTGCATAACCATTGGCATTCATGTACTTGGTAATGGCTGCCTGAATACGTTGTCCAACACGTTTTACCCTTTGGGCATCCGCATTATTGAGCACTTTAGTTGAAGGACTTTTAATGAATTTACTGTATTCTAAAGAGGCTGCTCCCCTCATTTCACTTTCACTGATCAAGCTCAGTCTGCTGCGCCCTGTTAGCGGAACTGTGGAGCAGGAGGATATCGAAAACATCGCTGCCGCAGCAATGACTGTTAAATTTAAAGCTTTCATGAATTCTTTGTTTTAGTTGTTTTTCTTTTTAAACAGGTAAACTTTAGATTCTTTGCCTTTGAGGAGTCGTTCGAGGTTTTTCTGATGGGTAACCAGAATAAGGATGCATACACACATCCCATATAAAACTTCCGACTTGACCGAGGAATGAAATAAGAACACAATGCTCAGCGGGAACGTAAAGCCTGCCAATATAGAGCCAAGGGAAACATATTTCGTGGTCAATAATACGACTACAAAAACAAGAACGCAAAGCATCGCTGCAGGAAAGTTAACTGCCAAAATCATTCCAAAAAGTGTGGCCACCCCCTTCCCACCTCTGAATCCCGCAAATATTGGGAATAAATGCCCCATTACAGCAGTAACTCCAAGGGCAAGCTCATAGTTAATAAACTGAGAAGAATTCTGTGGACCGGTAACGGAGAGACCTATAAAGTAGGCAAGTTTAGTAGCGGTGTAGCCTTTGGCAATATCTATGGTCATTACAGCAAGGCCGGCACGTTTCCCCAATACCCTGAAAGTATTGGTTGCACCAGCGTTTCCACTCCCATATTCCCTTACGTCGACACCGTAAAATGCTTGTCCGAGCCATACCGCTGTCGGTATAGACCCAAATAGATAGGCTAAAATTACTGCTGATATAGAATAGACCGAAATCATTAACTACAATTATAGTAAAAAAACAGAATCAAATTCTGATGAATTATGGTTTTTAGCATGCTTTTAAGCTCATGTCTAAACTTTTGACAGAATGGGTTAAAGCCCCCATGGATACAAAATCTACCCCACATGCTGCATACTCGATAACATTTTCTTCAGTAATTCCACCTGAGGCTTCCGTAATAAACCGGCCATCAATGGTACTCACTGCTGCTCTCAGGTCGGCAAAGCTGAAATTATCCAGCATGATCCTGTCTACGCCTCCGGTAGTTAAAACATCATTTAACTCGGAAAGGTTTCTAACTTCGATCTCTATCTGCAGTTTTTTACCTTTATCTGTCAGGTATTGATTTGCAGCATTAATGGCGTTTGAAATTCCACCGGCATAATCTACGTGGTTATCCTTAATGAGGATCATGTCATATAACCCGATGCGGTGGTTTACACCGCCACCAATACGAACAGCCCATTTTTCCAGGTATCTTAAACCTGGTGTAGTTTTACGGGTATCTAATAATTTAGTAGAATAAGTAGCCAGCGACTTTACAATACGATTGGTTTTGGTTGCGATCCCGCTCATGCGCTGCATGCAGTTCAGCACCAGACGTTCAGCCAGTAAAATAGAATGTGTACTTCCTGAAACTGTAAGTGCGATATCGCCATATTTAACTTCAGCACCATCAGTAATCATTACGTCGATGATCAGTTGGGCATCGATATAATTGA
This region of Pedobacter steynii genomic DNA includes:
- a CDS encoding M48 family metallopeptidase, with amino-acid sequence MKALNLTVIAAAAMFSISSCSTVPLTGRSRLSLISESEMRGAASLEYSKFIKSPSTKVLNNADAQRVKRVGQRIQAAITKYMNANGYASQIQGFAWEFNLIDSKEVNAWCMPGGKVAVYTGLLPVAKDDAGLATVMGHEIAHAIAQHSSERASQAALAQAGGGILSAATGGKSSGTQELISQAYGLGAQGFVLLPNSRKQELEADNLGLTFMAIAGYDPATAVSFWQRMAAASRGSQKPAEFFSTHPADETRIAQIQRLLPQAQKYYNSTTGKPIR
- the plsY gene encoding glycerol-3-phosphate 1-O-acyltransferase PlsY, coding for MISVYSISAVILAYLFGSIPTAVWLGQAFYGVDVREYGSGNAGATNTFRVLGKRAGLAVMTIDIAKGYTATKLAYFIGLSVTGPQNSSQFINYELALGVTAVMGHLFPIFAGFRGGKGVATLFGMILAVNFPAAMLCVLVFVVVLLTTKYVSLGSILAGFTFPLSIVFLFHSSVKSEVLYGMCVCILILVTHQKNLERLLKGKESKVYLFKKKNN
- the nadC gene encoding carboxylating nicotinate-nucleotide diphosphorylase, with the protein product MDKQIIDQFIKNAVAEDLGDGDHTSLSTIPANAQGKAKLLIKEDGIIAGVELAVEIFNYIDAQLIIDVMITDGAEVKYGDIALTVSGSTHSILLAERLVLNCMQRMSGIATKTNRIVKSLATYSTKLLDTRKTTPGLRYLEKWAVRIGGGVNHRIGLYDMILIKDNHVDYAGGISNAINAANQYLTDKGKKLQIEIEVRNLSELNDVLTTGGVDRIMLDNFSFADLRAAVSTIDGRFITEASGGITEENVIEYAACGVDFVSMGALTHSVKSLDMSLKAC